The Arachis ipaensis cultivar K30076 chromosome B03, Araip1.1, whole genome shotgun sequence region tgcACTCAAGCATGACAATGATAAGTACCAGAATAGAGGGTTTTCCAGTAGCCAATATTTCATAGCAAGTCATTGCACCTGCTCTTGAAACAATCAAGTCTGCAGCTGCATACGCCATATCCATACAATGCATAAACCTACATCAAAAGAGAAACAATCACATGTATAATTTGTTGAATATTTGAAGGCTTAGGATCAAAGACTTACGGTGCCATATACAAGCGGGGATGATTCTTAACAAGACTGTCCATTTCATCATATGATTCTACCCCAGTTTGCCATATAATGTACAAGCAACTATTCTGCCTCAGCATCTGATAATACAAATTCAGCATTGCGATGTTGACAGCATTTGCGCCATAAGACCCTCCAAGAACCACCAAAACCTTTGCTTTACACTCACTCGTCTTCCCATACCCTGGAAAGAAATGCGACCTTGCCGCCGTCTTTGAAACTTTGTTCCTCAGCGACAACCTCACGGGATTCCCACACACCACGCACTTCTCCCTGGGGAAGCTATCAGCAGTTGAGTTGAAAGCCACGAAGATGGCATCAGCAAACAGGGCAAGAACAGAGTTGGCCAAACCAGGAGCAGAGTTCTGTTCATGGATCACAAGCTTTATCCCTTTTAACTTGGCGGCAATGCAAACAGGGAAAGACACATGGCCGCCAGTTCCAACAACGATATGGGGCTTGAAATCACGCAAACGGTGAAAGCAATGGATGAGGGATCTTAACAAACGGTaagggaagaagaagaggttGTGAGGGGCGATGAAGGGCCGACTAAACCTCACCGAAGGCACCGAGGCGAAGCTGTACCCTGCACAAGGCACTGCAGCGCTTTCCACGCTGTTTGGAGTGCCAATGAAGAGGAACTCCGTTGAAGGGTTGGCAAGTTTGAGTTCATCCGCGATGGCCACTGCAGGGTACACGTGGCTGCCGGTGCCGCCGGCGGCGAAGACCACTCGAAGGTTGTTGTCCTCGGCGGCGAGATTCAGGGATAAGCAGCGTGAGACTTGAAGGGTCCTCCTGTGTTGAGAGACTTGCCAAGTGAGAATAGGTGCGAGGAGTTTGGTGGTGGTGGCCATGGTTGAATTTGAAGTTGAAAAAAGAAAGCAGAGAAGCAAGTGCCTAAGAAATGGTTTGTAGAAAATCAATGTGAGTCTAACATGTTTCTGGAGGCGACTGATACCGGAAGTATTGGACCACCACCACtcatttcttcttctattctGAAATCTGATTTTATTTCGTGCCAGTTGCATTCAAATCTATCTATCAATCAAATCAGATCGTCGAAAGATAGGAAAAGAAAGAATTGGAGGAGGATGACGTTCTTACCGAACACGAGGTCCTTTTTTAGTTCACGTTGACTTTTTAATCATATCAGAGGATGATTTGATTGATCATAATTCTAGTTCTACGTTTTCATTTACACTTCAACTAGGTATCCTTTAACAATGTTACAATATTAAGCCATTTTTTACAATAATtcaaaaaaactaaaacaaacacATCTAAAAAGTTGTAAATAGATTTAGTgtctttaaaaattaaatctatatttaaaatacaaattaaatcaaactaaaatttaaaatttaaattttaaatttctgtttcaaatttaatatatttaatataataatacatTATCATTTAAATACACGTCATAAATTTAAATTACTCAAAAGTTTGaaatttaacttttaaaattctaaattaaatgttAAATCATTTAATGATTTAGTAAACACATTcaaaatagaagaagagaagtCAAAAAACGTCAAGACCCCACATCTAAAACTCAAAAACTCCGAAAAGCAATTCACCGTCACTCTGAAGACAAAGAGACTTCACCCCCTGCCGCAGTGCGCTTGCACCACCGTCCTCATTGGCCTTCATCGTCGACGCCCCACATCCAAAAACCAGAGACGCACAACGGCAACTCAGCAGCGCACACTCTTAAACCCAGAGAAGTCATTCCCTGCTGCCATTCGTCTGCGTCACCGCTTCCTCCACCACGGCGCACATCCACAACGCTGCATTCCTCTCCTTTCAAGCCCATCGTCGTTGCCGGCGACTTAACTGAGGTTTGGATTATTCTGACACCACTAATTTTTGTGTTATTCTGtataaagttttgatttttttattaatttgaaaattaaattccgAATAAAATGGCTTGAGAAGTAATTGATCTTTGCATGTGCAATTTCTCTATTTTGGAAGTGTTTACATCTTTGAATCGAGTTTTTTGTGTGGGTAAGCTTCCAGTAATCGCTATCTGTGGGTGTGTTCATGGTTGCTGCTTTACATTATATCAACGTAGCTATTTCTGCAATTGGGTCAGAAATGAGCGAAGGCTTGAAATTCATATCATAGGCTTGAACGATTATTAGACCTGAGCACTAATATTCTTATTTGTGTGTTTAAGTGTTACAGCATTACATGAAAGCTTTCTTTTCTACCtccaataataaataattttcttaattttggGTTTTTACTTCTTAGAATGGATTAGCTCTGACTGGTGCAAGGAAATTATGATTAAGTTCTATTTTATAGTGTGTTAATGATCGAAAGATGTTATTTTTGTTACATAGCTTTCATAGTCAATTAGCTTGCTGGGTTGGTTGCATGAGCTGGTTACACTGCAATTAAAAGAAATATATCTATTTGTTGGGTTGAGAATGAAGACAAAAACTTGTCCAAATAATTAGTGTGGATTATTACGATTCAGGATGTGTTTATATTGTTACCTCAATTCTACAAGTGTCTTTGGTGAAAACTTTATGTCTAACCTTATTATATGAACAATGTGCAGTGTAGAATCATAATGCCAGTTAAAAAACGTACTTCATCTggtacaaagaaagaaaaatcagCAGCTAGTAAGGCTTCCGATGGCAGACTTGATGAATCTAATGTTAACAATGTCAAGAACAAAGTTGGAAGACCGAAGAAACCAGAGGGTCCTAAAAAGGTAATTTGTTTCTCACTTTAAAAATTCTCGAGGTTTGCAAGTGAGGTACACAATTTCACATATACTAACTAGTGGCTCAATATTTTAGAAAACACTTGATACCCGCTGCTCTCCAACTGCCATTGCGGATATGATGGAACATTTAAAAGATAAATATCCGATCAAATACCAAGAAGTTGAGAAAATGGGTTTTGGATGCCTGAGGCACATCCCTAAGTGGTCGATGAGCCAAGATTTGATTGTCGCCCTGGCACGGTCATATAACAAGGATCGAATGCATTTGGAAGTTGAGACCGGAGACATACCGGTGAATGCGCGAGTGATAGGTCAAGCATTGGGACTCCCTACAAATGGTAATACATAAAGTATATATTTAATGTAAAGTACATATATGTTATCTTTTGGATGTAGTACTACTTCTCTTAACCATATGGATTCCGTGTTATAGGTGATAGCTTTCCGAAATTAGATCCGAAGAAGCATCGTAACCTCATAGATACCTTTGAAGGCAAAACCCAAAAAGAGGTTAAGACCCATGTTATCAGATGCTCGGTTACAACAGAAGTAGAAAAGGAGGAGTTTCGGCGCTACTTCATAATGTTTGTCATGAAGGCCTTTCTCTTTGCTTCCAGTAATAAGTATATTACCAATTCATTCATCCCGGGCGTGATAGATGTGCGTAATCCAATGAGATTTTTTTGGGGTAGACACATCTATGACTGTGTTAAGGAGGGCTTAAGGAAATATAAGGAAGATGGCATAAGGACTATTGATGGATGCATGTTTGCTCTCTTGGTAAGTTGAGCCATATCACTTGTTAGACCTAGATTCACTTGAATGGTAGTGCTAATTTACTCATGTGTTTTTGTGGCAGATACTTTACTTGCATACGAACAAACACGGGGATCTTAGGGGATATTCTGGTGGCGGTGAACCATGGACTAAAGAATGGACTGTTGCTGAGCTTAGAGAAGCAGTAATGGAAGAACAAGTTCGGGAATCGGTATAGATACATATGtacatgtatttaatttttttactatgAACCTAGGCTTGAgaattaattaatatatgtaatAGGGTCTAATTCGGAAGATTGATGAATTACGAAAATCCGAGAGGGAAAAGGGCAACGTCGATGAACCACAAAAGAGAACACGTGATAAGCGACGGGGTGCACAAGTTAGACCTCGAACTAAGGAGCGAACAAGAAAAAGGCCGAAAAAAATTGTTGCCGAGTCAGATGAGGAAGAATTTCTCACTGAGACTGACGTTAGCGATAAAGAATTATGTCATGAAGAGAACCCAGGCTCAACATCCTCAGATAAAATTAATGTTCCCTTGTCTCGATATCGAGTGTTGAGTGGCACAAAAAACCGGCAGGAAAGGCAAGTTTAAATGACATTTTTCTTTAAAATCGTATTTATATTCCTTCTTTTTGTGGCTAGATTTGTATGAGTGCAATTATTCATTATATTATCTAATAATTGAATGAATTGGTGTGTATAGTCTTGATCTCCAAGAAGTTTTCGATGCTAGAATTGAAAAGTAAGTGCATTTACTAATTATTGATGTTAGAATTTACCTATATGATATGTACACTAGTATTGGAAAGAATATGTATTTGTATCATTTTGAATGTGTTTCAGCAATTAAATGTGTAACGTTatgtaattttagatgtgtttaagTAAGTCCTATTATAATGAGTTAAATGACTTAGTGTGTGTAGACATGAGCTCCAAGAAGAAGTTGTTGCTGATTGTGGAGAACCTAATCCTGTGAGCAACGAAAAACACCAAGCTGTCATTGCTAGTATTGAAAAGTAAGTACGTTTACTAATTACCACTGTTAAAATTTACCTATGCGATATGTATAATAGTATTGAAATGAGTAAATACTAATTGTATCAATTTGGATGTGTTTCCACAATTATTTGGATGTCATT contains the following coding sequences:
- the LOC107631780 gene encoding uncharacterized protein LOC107631780 — translated: MQLARNKIRFQNRRRNEWWWSNTSGISRLQKHVRLTLIFYKPFLRHLLLCFLFSTSNSTMATTTKLLAPILTWQVSQHRRTLQVSRCLSLNLAAEDNNLRVVFAAGGTGSHVYPAVAIADELKLANPSTEFLFIGTPNSVESAAVPCAGYSFASVPSVRFSRPFIAPHNLFFFPYRLLRSLIHCFHRLRDFKPHIVVGTGGHVSFPVCIAAKLKGIKLVIHEQNSAPGLANSVLALFADAIFVAFNSTADSFPREKCVVCGNPVRLSLRNKVSKTAARSHFFPGYGKTSECKAKVLVVLGGSYGANAVNIAMLNLYYQMLRQNSCLYIIWQTGVESYDEMDSLVKNHPRLYMAPFMHCMDMAYAAADLIVSRAGAMTCYEILATGKPSILIPSPHLSEGNQFKNASLMADLAGVKVITEDELDSSTLAIAIEQILRDEKKMKDMSERALKAANDNASAEIAKHILALVNQSTKKEELAAN
- the LOC110269538 gene encoding uncharacterized protein LOC110269538 yields the protein MNNVQCRIIMPVKKRTSSGTKKEKSAASKASDGRLDESNVNNVKNKVGRPKKPEGPKKKTLDTRCSPTAIADMMEHLKDKYPIKYQEVEKMGFGCLRHIPKWSMSQDLIVALARSYNKDRMHLEVETGDIPVNARVIGQALGLPTNGNT
- the LOC110269841 gene encoding uncharacterized protein LOC110269841, whose translation is MFVMKAFLFASSNKYITNSFIPGVIDVRNPMRFFWGRHIYDCVKEGLRKYKEDGIRTIDGCMFALLILYLHTNKHGDLRGYSGGGEPWTKEWTVAELREAVMEEQVRESV